The Thioalkalivibrio sulfidiphilus HL-EbGr7 genome includes the window GGCGAGGACAAGGACGGCAAGCCGGTGTACCTGCGCGACATCTGGCCCACCCAGGAAGAGATTCGCACCGTGGTGAGCCAGAACGTGGACGCCGCCAAGTTCCGCGCCGCCTACGACAACGTGTTCCAGGGCGAGACCCGCTGGAGCAGCCTGCCGGCCCCCTCCGGCCAGCGCTTCGACTGGCAGGACGACTCCACCTACGTGCGCAACCCGCCCTACTTCGAGGGCATGGGCATGACGCCCGAGCCGGTCACCGACATCAGCGCTGCCCGGGTGCTGGCCCTGCTGGGCGACAGCGTCACCACCGACCACATCTCCCCGGCCGGCAACATCAAGACCGACAGCCCGGCCGGCAAATACCTCACCGAGCACGGCGTGAAGCCCGCGGACTTCAACTCCTACGGCTCGCGCCGCGGCAACCACGAGGTGATGATGCGCGGCACCTTCGCCAACGTGCGCCTGCGCAACCGGCTGGCGCCGGGCACCGAGGGCGGCGTGACCCTGCACCTGCCCGACGGCGGGCAGATGTCCATCTACGACGCCGCCATGAAATACAAGGATGAGGGCACGCCCCTGGTGGTGATCGCCGGCAAGGAGTACGGCTCCGGCTCCTCCCGCGACTGGGCCGCCAAGGGCTCCCGGCTGCTGGGGGTGCGCGCGGTGATCGTGGAGAGCTTCGAGCGCATCCACCGCTCCAACCTGGTTGGCATGGGCGTGCTGCCGCTGACCTTCATGGACGGTCAGAACGCCCAGTCCCTGGGTCTCACCGGCCGCGAGATCATCGACATCTCCGGCCTGGGTGACGGCTCGGCCAAAGAGGTCACCGTGACCGCCACCGCCGAGGACGGCAAGGTCACCCGTTTCAAGGCGCGGGTGCGTCTGGACACCCCCCAGGAGGTGGATTACTACCGTCATGGCGGCATCCTGCCCTACGTGCTGCGCCAGCTGGTGGCCTGAGCCTCCGGCAGTCACATATCCTTCACCGGGTGTCGCGCAGTGATGCCCGGTGAAGGAAACACTTGCAGCCAGAAACCACAGGCTGTAGTTTACGTGCGGGGCTTAGAATTCATGGGCTTATGAACAATAAGCAGAAACTGCGTACGATTTACCTAGTTCCGGGCCAGGTTTTGGCCGAGGACATCCACGACCGCACCGGTCGACTGCTGATGCCCGCCGGCCTGCCCCTCAAGGAACGCCATCTGCGCGTGCTCATGACCTGGGGTGTCACCGAGGTCACCATCTGGACCGAAACCCAGCCCGACAACGACGAGCAACCCGGCCATTCCGACGCCGACCCGGCAACACCCGTCCTCGATCCCGCCCTTCGCAGCCGCCTGGCCCCGGTGGCCGATGACCTGTTCAGACATTGCGACATGAGTCTTCCGGTCAGCCAGACCCTCTACGAGGCGTCCCTACGACGCATAGCCGCAGAGGCCGGACGCAACAAGGGCAGCCCATGACCCATCCCATCTGCCAGGAGCTGATCAGGGAACACATCGAGCTCGGCAGCCTGCCGGACGTCTATCACCGCATCGAGGAGGCGGTCAACGACCCCACCAGCTCCTTCGATGCCATGGCCCGGCTCATCGAACACGATCCCGCCCTCACCGCCCAGGTGCTCAAGCTCGCCAACAGCCCGCTGTACGGCTTCCCCTACAAGATCCAGTCCGTGGCGCGCGCCGTGAGCATCATCGGCACCCAGCAGCTGCGCGACGTGGTGCTGGCGGCCACGGTAATCCGCTTCTTCAACGAGATCCCCTTGGGCCAGGTGAACATGGAGAGTTTCTGGCGTCACAGCATCGCCTGCGGGCTGGTGAGCCGCGCCATCGCCACCTTCCGGCGCGAACCCAACGTGGAGCGCTTCTACGTGTGCGGTCTGCTGCACGACCTGGGCCGGCTGGTCATGTTCATGCACCTGGAAGGCAAGCTGACCCTGCTGCTCAAACGCCGCGACGAAATGGGCGAACTGCTGTTCAAGGTGGAACAGCAGATCCTCGGATTCGACCATGCCGCCCTGGGTGGCGCCCTGCTGGAGGCCTGGCGCCTGCCGCCGGCGTTCAGCGAGGCGGTGCGGTTTCACCACAATCCGGGTGAGGCCAGCAACTACCCCGTCGAGGCCGCCGTGGTCCATGTGGCCGACAGCATCGCCAATGCCCTGCGCATGGGCACCAGCGGCGAAAGGTTCGTGCCACCCGTCGACCCTGTGGCCTGGAATCGAATTGCACTGCCGGGTGGCATTCTTGAGCAGGTGATCGAGTATACTGAGCAGCATTATCAACAGGCCGTCGAAGTCTTCCTGGCGTGTTGAGCAGCACAACAGGACAGTTGACACATCCTCGGACCGCCACAGACGGAACGCATGCCATACAACATGGCCGAGAACGGCAATCACCCACTGCCGGAAATGGAGTTCCTCAAGCGCAGGGTCGAATACCTGGAACAGACCACCCAGTGGCACAGCTACGCCATGGACGTGCTTGCGTCCATGACCGCGATATTCGGTGACAGCGCGCGCAACCGCGACACCGCCTCAATCCTCAAGAACGCCCACGAATGCATCGACCGGATCCTGGATTTCCAGCAGACCGGTTATTACATCGTCGACGACGAATCCAGCTTCAACCTGGTCTATGCCCCGTCCCAGGAGGACAAGACCAGCATCGAGGCCGAGGTGGAGGTCTTCATCCGCAACGGCATGTTCTCCTGGGCCATCAACCAGAATCACCCGGTGTGCCTGCCTTCCCGGGATCGCCAGTCCACCATCATCCTGCACGTGATCTCCACCCGCACCCGCATCCGCGGCATGTTCGCCGGGCGTCTGGGCGAGGAAAGGGTGGGCACCACGGAGTCGGCGCTCAAGCTGCTGTCGATCGTGCTGTTCAATACCGCCTACGCCCTGGAGAGCGCGGCACTGTACGCCCTCATGGAGCAGCAGCAGCGCACGCTCAAGAAGATCACCGAACGCCAGTCCAAGGAACTGGTGCACCAGTACAGCCACGACCTGCTCACCAACCTGCCCAACCGCATCCTGTTCGTGGACCGACTGGAGCAGAGCATCGGCCGGCGCGCCAGCCGCGATGCACACCTGGCGGTGATCCTGCTGGACCTGGACAACTTCAAGCGAGTCAACGATTCGCTAGGCCACAAGAGCGGCGACCTGCTGATCAAGCAGCTGGGCGAAGACCTGCGCAAGGTATTCCTGGGCAACGAGCTGGCGCGACGCTACGGCATCGAGGCCTCCAGCATCACCCTCTCCCGCCTCGGCGGTGACGAGTTCGGCATCATCCTGGACGAAGTGGATTCACTGGACCTGGTGGTGCGCATCGTGCAGCACCTGATCGAGGTGATCAGCCGGGAACACGACATCGAGGGACACCAGGTGTTTCTCACCTGCAGCGTGGGCATCAGCGTGTTCCCCTACGACGGCGACGACGCCGACACCCTGATCAAGAACGCCGACGCGGCCATGTACGACGCCAAGCAGCGCGGGCGCAACAGCTTCCAGTTCTACACCAAGGACATCAACTCCCAGACCTACCGCCAGCTGATCCTGGAAAACCAGCTGGTCAAGGCCCTGGCCCGGGAGGAGTTCGAGGTGCATTACCAGCCCCAGGTGGACGTGATCTCCGGGCAGGTGGTGGGCGCCGAGGCCCTGGTGCGCTGGCGGCACCCGGAGAAGGGCCTGCAGCCGCCGGCCAACTTCATCGCCATCGCCGAGGAGACCGGCATCATCGAAGGACTGGGCGCCTGGGTGCTGCAGAAGGTCTGTCAGGACATCCGGCAACTCACCCGGGACGGATACCGGATCCCGCGCATCTCCATCAACCTCTCGGCGCGCCAGTTCCGCCAGTCCGACCTGGTGGAGCAATGCCGCAACACCATCAGGTCCGCGGGTATCGCCCCCGCCTACATCGAGCTGGAGCTGACCGAAAGCACCATCATGAAGGACATCGACATCGCCGTGGGCATGCTGCGCCAGCTCAACGCACTGGGTGTGCGCCTGGCCATCGATGATTTCGGCACCGGCTATTCATCGCTCAACAACCTCAAGCACTTCCCCATCGACACCCTGAAGATCGACAAGTCCTTCGTGCGCGACATCCCCGGCGACCGGGACGACGAGGCCATCGTCACCGCCATCGTGGCCCTGGCCAAGAGCCTGGAACTGGAGGTGGTGGCCGAAGGCGTGGAGACCCGGGAACAGCTCGGCTTCCTCAAACGACTGGGATGCGAGATCGTGCAGGGCTACTTCTTCAGCAGGCCGCTGCCGTTTGAAGGGTTCAGGGAATACCTTAAAGGCAAGTAAGAAGTGTGAATTGGGAAATGGGATGTGAAGTGAGAAGTGCGATTTGAGAAGTGCGAAGTTTGAGCATTTTACTTCCCACTTCCCAATTCACACTTCTGACTTCCTAAACGAGCTTACCCGGATCCAGCAGCCGGCGCAGTTCCTCTTCCGAAAGATCCGTCTCCTCCAGCGCCACGTCCAGCACCGGCCGGCCCTGGGCATAGGCCTTCTTGGCGATGGCCGCGCCCTTCTCGTAGCCGATGATGGGGTTGAGTGCCGTGACCAGGATGGGGTTGCGGTCCAGGGCCTCGCGGATGCGTTCCTCGTTGACCGTGAAGCCGGCGATGGCCCGGTCCGCCAGCAGGCGGGCCGCATTGGCCAGCAGCTCGGTGCTCTGCAAGAGGTTCAGCGCGATCACCGGCAGCATCACGTTCAACTGGAAGCTGCCGGACTGGCCGGCCACGGTCACGGTCACGTCATTGCCCATCACCTGGGCGCAGACCATGGCCACGGACTCCGGGATCACCGGATTCACCTTGCCGGGCATGATGCTGCTGCCGGGCTGCAGGGACGGCAGGCTGATCTCGCCGAGCCCCGCCAGGGGGCCGGAGTTCATCCAGCGCAGGTCGTTGGCGATCTTCATCAGGCTCACGGCGACGGTGCGCAGCTGGCCGCTCATCTCCACCGCCGTGTCCTGGGCACTCAGGCCCTCGAAGAAATCCGGCTTGCTGCGGAAGATCTCGCCGGTGGTCTGCTGCAGTTCCTCCGCCACCAGTTTGGCAAAGCCGGGCTCGGCGTTGACGCCGGTGCCCACGGCGGTGCCGCCCAGGGCCAGCTCCAGCAGGCCCTCGCCGCTGCGCTCCAGGCGCGCCAGGCCGTTGCGCACCTGCCGGGCCCAGCCGCCCAGTTCCTGGCCCAGGGTCACGGGCATGGCATCCATCAGGTGGGTGCGGCCGGTCTTGACCACGTCGCGCAGTTCGCTGGCGCGACGCTCCAGGGTCAGGGCCAGGTGATCCAGGGACGGCAGCAGGTGATTGACCAGGGCCAGGCGGGCAGAGACGTGGATGGCGGTGGGCACCACGTCATTGGAGCTCTGGCCCCGGTTGACGTGGTCATTGGGATGCACGGGCTTGCCCAGGCGCTGGCTGGCCAGCCGGGCGATCACCTCGTTGACGTTCATGTTGGAACTGGTGCCGGAACCGGTCTGGAATACGTCCACCGGGAACTGGTGGTCGTGACCGCCCTCGGCCACCTCCCGGGCGGCGGCATCGATGGCCTTGGCCACGTCCGCGTCCAGGCCGCCCAGGGCCGCGTTGGCCCGGGCACAGGCACCCTTGATGTGCCCCAGGGCATGAATGAAACCGGGAGGCATGGGCAGACCACTGACCGGGAAGTTGTCCACTGCCCGCTGGGTCTGGGCCCCGTAGAGCGCATCCGCGGGGACCTCCACCGTGCCCATGCTGTCGCGTTCGGTTCGGGTCTGCTGGTCACTCATGGGGGCCTCCGGGTCACGGCGTCTCTACAGGTAGGCTGTAGTATAATCCAGCGCCTTCACGCGTTTGAAACCGGAGTCGCCGCATGGATCTGTCAGCCCTCACCGCCATCTCACCCGTGGACGGCCGCTACGGCACCCGCACCGAGGCCCTGCGCCCGGTGTTCAGTGAATTCGGCCTGATCCGCTACCGGGTGCAGGTGGAGGTGGCCTGGCTCAAGGCGCTCGCCGCCCATGAAGGCATCGCCGAGGTCCCGGCACTGAGCGGCCACGCCCTGAACCTGCTGGACGAGATCGTCACCGGCTTCAGCGAAGAGGACGCGCACCGGGTCAAGAACATCGAGCGCACCACCAACCACGACGTGAAAGCGGTGGAGTATTTCCTCAAGGAGAAGATCGCCGGCAATCACGAACTGGAGGCGGTCTCCGAGTTCATCCACTTCGCCTGCACCTCCGAGGACATCAACAACCTCTCCTACGCACTGATGCTGCGCGACGGGCGCAGCGAGGTGCTGCTGCCCCAGATGGACGAGGTGATCGATGCCGTGAAGCGTCTGGCCCACGAACACGCCGCCCAGCCCATGCTGTCGCGCACCCATGGCCAGCCCGCCTCTCCGACCACGCTCGGCAAGGAGATGGCCAATGTGGCCCATCGCCTGAAGCGTCAGCGGGACCAGGTGGCCGGCGTGGCCCTGCTGGGCAAGATCAACGGCGCCGTGGGCAACTACAACGCCCACCTGTCCGCCTATCCCGACGTGGACTGGCCCGCCTTCGCCGAGGCCTTCGTCACCGGTCTGGGGCTTGAATGGAATCCCTACACCATCCAGATCGAGCCCCACGACTACATGGCCGAACTGTTCCACGGCGTGTCGCGCTTCAACACCATCCTGATCGATTTCTGCCGGGACGTCTGGGGCTACATCTCGCTCGGTTACTTCAAGCAGAAGGTGGTGGCCGGCGAGGTGGGTTCCTCCACCATGCCCCACAAGGTCAACCCCATCGACTTCGAGAACGCCGAGGGCAACCTGGGACTGGCCAACGCCGTGTTCGAGCACCTGGCCGGCAAGCTGCCCATCTCCCGCTGGCAGCGGGACCTCACCGACTCCACCGTGCTGCGCAACATCGGCATGGGCTTCGCCTGGTCCAGCATCGCCTACCAGGCGGCGCTCAAGGGCATCGGCAAGCTGGAGGTGAACGCCGCTGCACTGAACGCCGATCTCGACGCCAACTGGGAGGTGCTCGCCGAGCCCATCCAGACCGTGATGCGCCGCTACGGCATCGAAAAGCCCTACGAAAAGCTCAAGGAACTGACCCGCGGCCAGCGGGTGGACGCCGCCGCCCTGCGCGCGTTCGTGGACGGTCTCGACATCCCCGAGGCCGAGAAGGCCCGCCTGCGCGAACTCACCCCGGCCACCTACATCGGCAACGCCGCCGAGCAGGCGCGTGGTATCTGATCGTGATCGCTGTTCATCGCAAAGAGCGCAAAGACGCAGAGAACGCAAAGAAATCTTAGAACTTTATTTCAAGAAACCTTTGCGCCCTCTGCGACTTTGCGCTCTTTGCGTTGACTACATAGCCACCAATCCACCACCTCGTTCACGTACATGGCCATGAACCCCGACGAACCGCTGACGCTGCTGGGGGGGCTCACCGCCCGGGCGTTTCTGCGCGACTACTGGCAGCAGAAACCGCTGCTGGTGCGTCAGGCGATCCCCGGGTTCGAGTCGCCCCTCTCACCCGAGGAACTGGCGGGGCTGGCCTGCGAGGAAGGGGTGATCAGTCGCCTGGTGCGCGAGCGGGGCGAGACCGGGTCCTGGGCGTTGCGCACCGGTCCCTTCGACGAGGACGACTTCACCACCCTGCCCGAGAGCCACTGGACCCTGCTGGTCTCGGACATGGAGAAGCACCTGCCGGAACTGCGGGCCTACCTGGAACCCTTCCGCTTCATCCCCGACTGGCGCATGGACGACCTGATGGTGAGCTATGCCGCGCCGGAGGGTTCCGTGGGACCCCACGTGGACGAGTACGACGTGTTCCTGCTCCAGGCCCAGGGCCGACGCCGCTGGCAGATCGCCCGTCAGGCGGTGAGCGGCGATGACTTCCTGCCCGGGGTCGAACTGCGCATCCTGCGGGATTTCCAGCCGGACCAGGAGTGGATCCTGGAGCCCGGCGACATGCTCTACCTGCCGCCGCGCATCCCCCATCACGGTGTGGCCGTGGGACCGTGCATGACCTGGTCCGTGGGTTTCCGGGCCCCGGCCTGGCGGGACCTGATGGCCGCCTGGGTGGACCAGCGCTACGAAGCACTCGCGCCCCAGGATCGCTACGCCGATCCAGGCCTGGAGCCCCAGGACAACCCGGGTGAACTCAGCGCAGCCGCCCTCGCCCGCCTGATCGCCGGCCTGCGCCGGGCCATGGCGGTCGATGACGCCGAACTCGCCCGCTGGCTGGGCACTGTGCTCACCGAACCCAAGGCGGAACTGCTGGAGCACATGCAACTGCCGGAGACGCTCACCCGGGACGAGGCACTCGGCCTGCTGCAGGATGGAGTCTCCCTGGAACGCCACGGCGCCGCCCGCCTGGCCTGGATGTCGGACCACGGTGGCCTGCGCCTGTTCGTCAACGGCCAGGAACACCTCCTGCCGGAAGCGGCAGGCCCGCTGGTGCGCCACCTGTGCGCCGAAACGGCCTATGACGGCAAGGCCCTTTGGGGCCTTGCCAGTGGTATCGACAGCGCGGAAGATCTGCTCATGAGCCTGTGTATAGCCGGGATCCTGCTTGAGATCCCGGCGCCTTGATCATCAGGCTCTCCTGCACGGGCCGGCATGCGGCGGCCCCATGATGACAGGCCTTGGCAAAGGACCAGGCTGAGACCATGCCCGACTCGCGCGTCATCCGACAACCCCTGTACGCCTGGCTGACCCTGGCGGCAGGCTTACTGCTCACATTCTTCTTTGCCACCCTGGCCAAGGATCTGGCCGAAGAAGACGCCATCGATCATTTTTCCTTCGCTGCCGATCAGGTCACGGTCAAGATCGACGAACGCCTGCGCGCCTATGCCCTGGTGCTGCGAGGTGGCGCTGCGCTGTTTGATGCCTCCGAGGAGGTCACCCGGGATGAATGGCGCGCCTTCACCGACAAGCTCAGTGCCTCGGAGACCGTGGTGGGGATCCAGGGCATCGGCTTTTCCCTGCTGATCCGGCCCGAAGAGCTCGAAGACCATATCACCCGCATCCGGGCCGAGGGTTTTCCCGAATACCAGGTCTGGCCGGCCGGTGAGCGCGAGCTCTATTCCGCCATCGTCTACCTGGAACCGTTCAGGGGTCGCAACCTGCGCGCCTTCGGCTATGACATGTTCTCCGAGCCGGTGCGGCGTGCCGCGATGATCCAGGCCCGCGACACCGGCATGGCCGCCCTGAGCGGCAGAGTGGAACTGGTCCAGGAGACCGGCACCGGCGTCCAGCCCGGCACCCTGATGTACGTGCCGGTCTATCGTCAGGGCGCCGCCTGGGGCACGCTCGAGGAGCGACGCGAGGCGCTGATCGGCTGGTCGTACAGCCCCTACCGCATGTATGACCTGATGGGCGGCATCCTGGGCAATGACCACCAACATCTCAACGGCCAGGCCGTCGGCCTGAGCATCTATGATGGCGAGGCGAGGCCGGAGAACCTGCTATACCGCAATTTCGAGTCCGCGCTGGATACCGGGCCGAGCCTGTTCTTCCGCCAGCGCGTTATCGACTTCAATGATCGGCAATGGACACTGCATTTCGACCATCTGGATCCGTCCAGTGGCATCGACTACACCTCTGCCTGGGCCACCCTCGCCGGCGGCCTGGTGCTCAGCGGGCTGCTGTTCAGTCTGCTCCTGAGCATGGCCAACACCCAGGCCCGGGCCTTGCGCATCGCCGACCAGCTCACCGTGGACATCCGCGACCGCGAGGCCCGGCTGAGTGACAGTGAATACCGCTGGCGCTTCGCCCTGGAGGGGGCCGGCGACGGTGTCTGGGACTGGAACCTGGAAGACAACACCGTGTACTTCTCCCGACGCTGGAAATCCATGCTCGGCTTCGAGGACCAGGAGATCGGCCAGGGCCTGGATGAATGGCAACGCCGGGTGCATCCGGATGATCTGGACAGCACCCTGGCGGAACTGAAGGGCTACCTGAATGGAGATCGCGGCGAGTACGTCTCCGAACACCGCATGCGCTGCAAGGACGGCAGCTGGAAATGGATCCTGGATCGCGGCATGGTGGTCAGTCGCGATGGGCAGGGGCGCCCGCTGCGCATGATCGGCACCCACACGGACATCTCCGGACAAAAGGCCCTGGAGGCTGCCCGCGAGGAAATCCTCGCGCGACTTCAGACCATCACCAGCCGGGTCCCCGGCGTGGTCTATGAATTCAGGCTCCAGGCGGACGGCCGCTCCTGCTTCCCCTACGCCAGCGAAGCGATCCGCCAGATCTACCGTGTCAGCCCCGAGGAGGTGAAGACAGATGCCTCGGCCGTGTTCGCCATCCTGCACCCCGACGACTACGATGCCGTGGTCGAGTCGATCCAGCATTCGGCGCGCCATCTCACGCCCTGGCGCCATGAATACCGGGTGAAATTCCCGGACGGCACGGTTCGCTGGCTGTACGGCGATTCCCTGCCCCATCGCGAACCGGACGGTTCGACTCTCTGGTACGGCTTCATCACCGACATCACCGAACGCAAGGAGGCGGAGGCCGCGCTGCGCAAGGCACACAGCGAGACCCAGCGCTTCCGCGAGGCCCTGGATTACGTCTCCTCCTTCATCTACATGAAGGACACCCAGTCCCGCTATACCTACGCCAACCGCGCCACGCTGGAGCTGTTTGGCACGAACGACCACGATCTGCCCGGCAGCGATGACTTTCGCTTCTTCTCGGACAGCACGGCCCATCGCCTGCGGGAGATCGACCGGCACGTGTTCCTGGGTGAACAGACCTCCGAGGAGATCGAGGCCGTCGATCCCGGCGGTCACCGGCGGGTGTACCTGGAGATCAAGACCCCCATCTACGACGAGACGGAGCGGGACGAGGTGATCGGTCTGCTGGGGATCTCCACCGACATCACCGCCATCAAGGAACACGAACGCCAACTGGAGCACATCGCCCATTTCGATGCCCTGACCAACCTGCCCAACCGGGTGCTGCTGGCCGACCGCCTGCACCAGGCCATGGCCCAGGCCGTGCGCCGCGGTCACCACCTGGCCGTGGCCTACCTGGACCTGGATGGATTCAAGGCCATCAACGACCGCTACGGCCACGCCGTGGGGGACAAGCTGCTCATGGCGGTAGCGCAACAGATGCACGAGGTCCTGCGTGAGGAGGATACCCTGTCCCGCCTGGGCGGTGACGAGTTCGTCGCCGTGCTGCTGGATCTTGCGGACGTGGAGGCCTGCGTGCCGCTGCTCACCCGCCTGCTCGCCGCGGCGGCCCGCCCGGTCAGTATCGAAGGCAGGGAACTGAGGATCTCCGCGAGCCTGGGTGTCACCTTCTATCCCCAGGCGGAGCAGATCGAGGCCGAGCAGTTACTGCGCCAGGCCGACCAGGCCATGTACCAGGCGAAGCTCGCCGGCAAGGGCCGCTACCACGTCTTCGACGCGGAGCTGGATCGCAGTGTGCGCACCCACCACGAGAGCCTGGAGCGCATCCGCAGCGCCTTCGAAAACGATGAGTTCGTCCTCCACTACCAGCCCAAGGTCAACATGCGCAGCGGGGCCGTGATCGGCGCCGAGGCCCTCATCCGCTGGCAGCATCCGGACAAGGGTCTCCTGCCGCCAGGGGACTTCCTGCCCGTGATCGAAGACCACCCGCTGGCCATCGAACTGGGGGAATGGGTGATCACCCGCGCGCTGCAGCAGATGGCCTCCTGGCAGACTGCCGGGCTTGTCCTTCCGGTGAGCGTCAACATCGGTGCCAGCCAGCTTCGCCAGGACACTTTCGTCAGCCGTCTCAGGACACTGCTGGATGGGTTCCCTGAGATATCCCCGGGCTCCCTGGAACTGGAAATACTCGAAACCAGTGCGCTGGGCGACCTGGCCCTTGTGACCCGATTGCTGGATCAATGCCGCGCCATCGGCGTGAACATCGCACTGGATGATTTCGGCACAGGCTACTCGTCGCTCACCTACCTCAAGCGCCTGCCCGCAGGCGTGGTGAAGGTGGACCAGAGCTTCATCCGGGACATCCTCATGGACCCGGAAGACCTCGCCATCCTGGACGGCGTGCTGGGGCTGGCCGGCGCCTTCAACCGACAGGTGATCGCCGAGGGCGTGGAAACCGTGGAGCACGGCGACATGCTGCTCAGGATCGGCTGCGAACTGGCCCAGGGCTATGGCATCGCGCGCCCCATGCCCGCCGAGGCGTTGCACGACTGGGTCAAGCGCTGGCGCCCCGAACCCCACTGGCCTCGCCTGCGGCGGATCAGCCGCGAGCTGATGCCGCTGCTCCACGCCGGGGTCGAACACCGTGCCTGGCTAGAGGATCTGGACAGGGCACTACGCAGCGGAAGCAGCGACTTCCCGCCGCTGGGCCCGCACCAGTGCCGATTCGGAACCTGGCTCGACCAGCTCGGCGATCAGCTGCAACCGGGCTTCGGGCAGATCGACCTGCTGCATCGCCAGGTACATGCACTTGCCGCGGAACTGATCGAGCTGCATGAGCGTGGCGACGCCGCGCAGGTCATCGCCCGGCTCGACGAGCTTCATGCGCTCAGTGAGCGTCTGCTGGAAGCCTTGCGAAATTACCTCGACTGACAGCGCGCCCATCGCGAGTCGCGGCAGGCTCAGCCGGGCACGCGCTGCGCCGCTGCCTGGATCACCTCCACACCGGCACCGGCGCGGTGTGCGTTCTCGCTGATGGTCCTGCGCCAGGCGCGGGCGCCGGGCACACCCTGGAACAACCCGAGGATGTGGCGGGTCATGGCCTGCAAGGGCACGCCTTGCGCAAGCCGCGCCTCCACGTAGGGCAGGAAGCGTTCCACCACCTGATGACGGCTGGGAACGGGATGGGCATCCCCGTAGAAACGCGCGTCCACCTGCGCCAGCACGTAGGGGTTGTGATACGCCTCCCGGCCCAGCATGACGCCATCCACCTGGCGCAGCGCATCACTCACCGTGTCCAGGTCCTTAACGCCGCCGTTGAGAATGATCTCAAGCGCCGGGAAGTCCTGCTTGAGTCGATACACCCAGTCATGGCGAAGCGGTGGCACCTCGCGGTTTTCCCTGGGGCTCAGGCCCTGCAGCCAGGCCTTGCGGGCGTGAATGATGAAGGTCCGGCAACCACTGCGCTGCACGGTATCGATGAACGCGGTGAGCTCCGGGTAGCTGTCCCGGTCGTCGATGCCGATGCGGGTCTTCACGGTGACCGGCAGACCGCAGGCGGAGCGCATGGCCTCGACGCAGTCCGCGACCAGTTGCGGCTCCGCCATCAGGCAGGCACCGAAACGCCCGGATTGCACCCGGTCCGAAGGGCAGCCCACGTTGAGGTTCACCTCGTCGTAGCCATGGTCCTCGGCCATGCGCGCGCAGGCCGCCAGTTCCCCCGGTTCGCTGCCGCCCAGTTGCAGGGCCAGGGGATGCTCGTCGGGATGAAA containing:
- a CDS encoding EAL domain-containing protein, translated to MPDSRVIRQPLYAWLTLAAGLLLTFFFATLAKDLAEEDAIDHFSFAADQVTVKIDERLRAYALVLRGGAALFDASEEVTRDEWRAFTDKLSASETVVGIQGIGFSLLIRPEELEDHITRIRAEGFPEYQVWPAGERELYSAIVYLEPFRGRNLRAFGYDMFSEPVRRAAMIQARDTGMAALSGRVELVQETGTGVQPGTLMYVPVYRQGAAWGTLEERREALIGWSYSPYRMYDLMGGILGNDHQHLNGQAVGLSIYDGEARPENLLYRNFESALDTGPSLFFRQRVIDFNDRQWTLHFDHLDPSSGIDYTSAWATLAGGLVLSGLLFSLLLSMANTQARALRIADQLTVDIRDREARLSDSEYRWRFALEGAGDGVWDWNLEDNTVYFSRRWKSMLGFEDQEIGQGLDEWQRRVHPDDLDSTLAELKGYLNGDRGEYVSEHRMRCKDGSWKWILDRGMVVSRDGQGRPLRMIGTHTDISGQKALEAAREEILARLQTITSRVPGVVYEFRLQADGRSCFPYASEAIRQIYRVSPEEVKTDASAVFAILHPDDYDAVVESIQHSARHLTPWRHEYRVKFPDGTVRWLYGDSLPHREPDGSTLWYGFITDITERKEAEAALRKAHSETQRFREALDYVSSFIYMKDTQSRYTYANRATLELFGTNDHDLPGSDDFRFFSDSTAHRLREIDRHVFLGEQTSEEIEAVDPGGHRRVYLEIKTPIYDETERDEVIGLLGISTDITAIKEHERQLEHIAHFDALTNLPNRVLLADRLHQAMAQAVRRGHHLAVAYLDLDGFKAINDRYGHAVGDKLLMAVAQQMHEVLREEDTLSRLGGDEFVAVLLDLADVEACVPLLTRLLAAAARPVSIEGRELRISASLGVTFYPQAEQIEAEQLLRQADQAMYQAKLAGKGRYHVFDAELDRSVRTHHESLERIRSAFENDEFVLHYQPKVNMRSGAVIGAEALIRWQHPDKGLLPPGDFLPVIEDHPLAIELGEWVITRALQQMASWQTAGLVLPVSVNIGASQLRQDTFVSRLRTLLDGFPEISPGSLELEILETSALGDLALVTRLLDQCRAIGVNIALDDFGTGYSSLTYLKRLPAGVVKVDQSFIRDILMDPEDLAILDGVLGLAGAFNRQVIAEGVETVEHGDMLLRIGCELAQGYGIARPMPAEALHDWVKRWRPEPHWPRLRRISRELMPLLHAGVEHRAWLEDLDRALRSGSSDFPPLGPHQCRFGTWLDQLGDQLQPGFGQIDLLHRQVHALAAELIELHERGDAAQVIARLDELHALSERLLEALRNYLD
- the dusA gene encoding tRNA dihydrouridine(20/20a) synthase DusA; this encodes MSVSLPCSSDASPANPLSRRVSVAPMMDWTDRHCRYFLRLISRHTLLYTEMVTTGALLHGDRERFLAFHPDEHPLALQLGGSEPGELAACARMAEDHGYDEVNLNVGCPSDRVQSGRFGACLMAEPQLVADCVEAMRSACGLPVTVKTRIGIDDRDSYPELTAFIDTVQRSGCRTFIIHARKAWLQGLSPRENREVPPLRHDWVYRLKQDFPALEIILNGGVKDLDTVSDALRQVDGVMLGREAYHNPYVLAQVDARFYGDAHPVPSRHQVVERFLPYVEARLAQGVPLQAMTRHILGLFQGVPGARAWRRTISENAHRAGAGVEVIQAAAQRVPG